In the genome of Nocardioides palaemonis, the window CACGACGCGCGTCGCGCCGAGGTCCTCGCGGGCGAGCGCCACGGCCGGCGCGACCTCGTTGAGCGGGTCGGCGTCGGCGTCGTCGGGGCAGGTCGACTCGCCGTAGCCGCACGGGTTCACCAGCAGGGAGGTCACGCCCGCCTCGTCCGCGGCCGCCGCCGCCCACCTGCCCCAGCCGCAGAGGCCCCCGATCTGGGGCAGCAGCACCGCGACGGTCGTGCTGGATCCCGGTCCGACGCGCGCGACCTCGACCTCTCCCCCGGTCCTCCCGTCGAGGGTGAGCGCCTCGAGGTCGGCGGACTCCGGGATCGCGGACAGGCAGCGCTCGCGCAGCGCGGTGGTCGGGTCGGGTGCCGCGCCGGTCGTCGCGCCGGTCGGCGGGGCGTCGGGGCGGGTGGTGGAGCCGGACGAGCAGCCGGCGAGCAGCACGAGCGCGGCGAGCGTCGCCGCGCCCCGCGCTCGTCGGCCCCCGTGTCCCCGCACGCCCCGAGGATAGGCAGGCGCGCGGTCCGGGTCGAGGCCTACGCTGCGCCCATGGCGACGCTCCGCGACCTCTGGGACTTCGACGACCCGGCTGCCAGCGAGCAGCGCTTCCGCGAGCTCGCGGCGAGCGCCGACGAGCCACTGGCGACGTACGCCCGCACCCAGGTCGCGCGGGCGCTCGGCCTGCAGGAGCGCTACGCCGACGGGCACGCGGTGCTCGCCGCCCTCACCACGGCCGACGACGAGGGGACGGTCCGCGTCACCCTCGAGCGCGGCCGGCTGCTGCGCTCGGCCGGGGACACGGAGGCTGCGCTCCCCTGCTTCGAGGACGCCGCGCGACGCGCGGGCGGTGCGGGCCTGGAGGAGCTCGAGGTCGACGCCCTGCACATGGTGGCGCTGGTCGTGCCGGCCGACCACGCGCTGGCTGCCACCGAGCGGGCCCTGCGCCGCGCCCGGCAGGCGTCCGACCCCGTCGCCCGCGACTGGGACGCCTCGCTGCTCAACAACATCGGCATGGTCCACGCCGACGCCGGCGACCACGCCACGGCCCTCGTCGCGTTCGAGCAGGCGCTCGCGGCACGCGAGCGGATCGGCGACCCCGCGCGGACGCGGGTCGCGCGCTGGATGGTGGCGTGGTCGCTGCGCCACCTCGGGCGCACCGACGAGGCACGCGCGGTGCAGCGCGCGCTCAAGGCAGAGCTCGAGTCGGTCGACGAGGTCGACCCGTACGTCGACGAGGAGCTCGCGCTGCTCGGTGACTGAGCGGGAGCGTCAGGTCGTGCGGCGGTAGCAGAAGTCGACGATGTCGCGGCCGACGTCGACGCCCTTGCGCTCGAAGCGCGTCACCGGGCGCTCGGCCCACCGCTCGACCGGCCCGCCCTCGAGCGTCGGCTCTGCGTCGAGCACCTCGCGCATCTGCTCGGCGTAGTCGGCCCAGTCGGTGGCCAGCCGCCACGCGCCCCCGGGCACCAGGCGCGACGAGGCCAGCGCGGCGTTGGCCGGGTTCACCAGCCGACGCTTGTGGTGCTTGGTCTTGGGCCACGGGTCGGGGAAGAAGGTCCACAGCTCGGCCAGGCTGCCCGGGGCGAGCAGGTGCTCGAGCGACCACACCGCGTCGACGGAGCAGAACCGCACGTTGTCCGCACCGGCCTCGGCGACCCGCCACAGCGAGTCGGCCACGCCGGGACGCCACACCTCGAGCGCCAGCACGTTGTGGTCGGGGCGCGCCGCGGCCAGCACGGCCGTCGCCTCACCGATGCCCGGCCCGATCTCGACGATCAGCGGCGCCTGCCGGCCGAACCGCTCGGCGAGGTCGAAGTCGGGTCGGTCGACCGCCTCGTCGGGGATCACCCAGTCGGCCTGGTGGGCCGCCCACGCCTCGGCCTGGCGCGGCGTGAACCGGCTGCCCCGGCGCGAGTAGGTCAGCACCTCGCGCATGCGCCGACCGTCCTCGGTGAGCTTGAGGTGCGGTCGGGCGGGGCGTACGACGTCGTTCACGCCGCCCATGATCCCCGGCCCACCCCGCTCGGCGCACATCGCCGACTCGGCGCCAATGTCACTCCGGAAAGCGCCGAGTCGGCGCGAATGTCTTGAGGTCCAGGACATTCACGCCGACTCGGCGTCGATACGGCACACATTCGCGCCGACTCGGCGTTGATGCGGCGGACCGTCGCGCCCGCTCGGTGCTACATGCGCTCGAGGGCCCCGGTCAGCACACCGCGCAGGCGCTGCTCGATGTCGTCGAACTCGGTCTGCCCGATGATCAGCGGCGGCGCGAGCTGGATGACCGGGTCGCCGCGGTCGTCGGCGCGGCAGTAGAGGCCGGCGTCGAAGAGCGCCCCGGAGAGGTAGCCGCGCAGCAGCCGCTCGGACTCCTCCTCGTTGAAGGTCTCCTTGGTCTCGCGGTCCTTCACCAGCTCGATGCCGTAGAAGTAGCCGTGGCCGCGGACGTCGCCGACGATCGGGATGTCGAGGAGCTTCTCGAGGGTGGCCCGGAACTTCGGGGCGTTCTGCTGGACGTGGTCGACGAGGCCCTCGCGCTCGAAGATGTCGAGGTTGGCCATCGCGACGGCCGACGACACGGGGTGCCCGCCGAACGTGTAGCCGTGGGCGTAGAGCGTGGTCCCGGACTTGAAGGGCTCGAAGAGCCGGTCGCTGGCGATCATCGCGCCGATCGGCGAGTAGCCGGAGGTCATGCCCTTGGCGCAGGTGATGATGTCGGGCTGGTAGCCGAACTCGGCCGCCCCGAACATCTCGCCGACGCGTCCGAAGGCGCAGATGACCTCGTCGGAGACGAGCAGCACGTCGTACTCGTCGCAGATCTCGCGGACCCGCTCGAAGTAGCCGGGCGGCGGCGGGAAGCAGCCGCCGGCGTTCTGCACCGGCTCGAGGAAGACCGCGGCGACGGTGTCGGGGCCCTCGAACTCGATGGCCTCGGCGATCCGGTCCGCGGCCCAGCGGCCGAAGGCCTTCTCGTCGTCGCCGACGTAGTCGGGGCGGCGGTAGAAGTTGGTGTTCGGCACCTTGTGGGCGCCGGGGACGAGCGGCTCGAACATCTCCTTCAGCGGCGGGATACCGGTGATCGAGAGCGCGCCCTGCGGGGTGCCGTGGTAGGCGACGGCGCGGGAGATGACCTTGTGCTTGTTGGGCTTGCCGGTGAGCTTGTAGTACTGCTTGGCCAGCTTCCACGCCGACTCGACGGCCTCGCCGCCGCCGGTGGTGAAGAAGACGCGGTTGAGGTCGCCGGGCGCCATCGCGGCGATCCGGTCGGCGAGCTCGACCGCGCGCGGGTGGGCGAACGACCACAGCGGGAAGAACGCCAGCTCCTTGGCCTGTCGCGCCGCGGCCTCGGCGAGCTCCTCGCGGCCGTGCCCGACCTGGACCACGAACAGGCCGGCGAGGCCGTCGATGTACTCGCGGCCGTGGCTGTCCCAGATCTTGTGCCCCTCGCCGCGGACGATGAGCGGCATCTCGCCGCCCTTCTCGTAGGTCGAGTGGCGGGTGAAGTGCAACCACAGGTGGTCGCGGCCCGAGGCTTGGTAGTCGAAGGACTCGTCGAGGGAGGGTTGGTTGCTCATCGCGTACCCCAGTTGTAGTGCTGCTTGTTGAGCTTGAGGTAGACGAAGGTCTCGGAGGAGACCACCCCCTCGAGCTCCCGGACCTGTCGCATGACCTCGAGGAGGTGCGGGTCGTCCTCGCAGACGACCTCCACGAGGAGGTCGAAGCTGCCGGCCGTGGTGACGACGTAGTCGACCTCGTCGATCTCGGCGAGCAGGTCGCCGACCTGCCCCGGGTCGCCCTGCGTGCGGATGCCGATCATCGCCTGCCGGGTGAACCCCACCTGCGTGGGGTCGGTGACGGCGACGACCTGCATGACGTCGGACTCGAGCAGCTTCTGCACCCGTGCCCGGGCAGCCGCCTCCGAGAGGCCCACGGCCTTGGCGATGGCGGCGTAGGAGATACGTCCGTCCTCCTGCAGCAGCTCGATGATCCGCTTGGCGGTGGCATCGAGTCGCACTCCCCCGTCGCTCATCGCCGCACCTGCCCCAGGTGTCGGGCGACTCGCTCGCTGCGCTCGGTCATGCGCCACATCGTGCTGTGCCCAGCGTCTCATCGCAAGTACCGCAGCGCGGATTCCGCAATTTGGCATCAACGAATCCGCGATTCCCGCAGTTTCTTTCGGACGATCTATGGAGATTGCCCGCGCGTCGTCCTAGTCTCCCTTCACCGCACCCGACCGGGAGGACTCGTCGTGACCAGCCCACGCACGCTGCGCAACTTCATCGGAGGCACCTACGTCGACGCCCGGGGAGCGGGCACGACGGACGTGGTCGATCCGTCCACGGGGCAGGTGGTCGCGCAGGCGCCCGTCAGCGGCGCGGAGGACGTCGACGCCGCCTACGAGGCCGCCGACCGCGCGTTCGGCGAGTGGGGCTCCACCACGCCGAGCG includes:
- a CDS encoding aspartate aminotransferase family protein — translated: MSNQPSLDESFDYQASGRDHLWLHFTRHSTYEKGGEMPLIVRGEGHKIWDSHGREYIDGLAGLFVVQVGHGREELAEAAARQAKELAFFPLWSFAHPRAVELADRIAAMAPGDLNRVFFTTGGGEAVESAWKLAKQYYKLTGKPNKHKVISRAVAYHGTPQGALSITGIPPLKEMFEPLVPGAHKVPNTNFYRRPDYVGDDEKAFGRWAADRIAEAIEFEGPDTVAAVFLEPVQNAGGCFPPPPGYFERVREICDEYDVLLVSDEVICAFGRVGEMFGAAEFGYQPDIITCAKGMTSGYSPIGAMIASDRLFEPFKSGTTLYAHGYTFGGHPVSSAVAMANLDIFEREGLVDHVQQNAPKFRATLEKLLDIPIVGDVRGHGYFYGIELVKDRETKETFNEEESERLLRGYLSGALFDAGLYCRADDRGDPVIQLAPPLIIGQTEFDDIEQRLRGVLTGALERM
- a CDS encoding Lrp/AsnC family transcriptional regulator, which produces MSDGGVRLDATAKRIIELLQEDGRISYAAIAKAVGLSEAAARARVQKLLESDVMQVVAVTDPTQVGFTRQAMIGIRTQGDPGQVGDLLAEIDEVDYVVTTAGSFDLLVEVVCEDDPHLLEVMRQVRELEGVVSSETFVYLKLNKQHYNWGTR
- a CDS encoding tetratricopeptide repeat protein; the encoded protein is MATLRDLWDFDDPAASEQRFRELAASADEPLATYARTQVARALGLQERYADGHAVLAALTTADDEGTVRVTLERGRLLRSAGDTEAALPCFEDAARRAGGAGLEELEVDALHMVALVVPADHALAATERALRRARQASDPVARDWDASLLNNIGMVHADAGDHATALVAFEQALAARERIGDPARTRVARWMVAWSLRHLGRTDEARAVQRALKAELESVDEVDPYVDEELALLGD
- a CDS encoding alpha/beta hydrolase family protein, giving the protein MRGHGGRRARGAATLAALVLLAGCSSGSTTRPDAPPTGATTGAAPDPTTALRERCLSAIPESADLEALTLDGRTGGEVEVARVGPGSSTTVAVLLPQIGGLCGWGRWAAAAADEAGVTSLLVNPCGYGESTCPDDADADPLNEVAPAVALAREDLGATRVVLLGTSMGGSLTVMAVAAGADVDAWADVSGPPAWEGTDLADLAPDLASDGVPDGLVVMAPSDGRAIFAAARELAGRAGVPFVAGRSGHGWELLVDPVEGTPTRIGRRLFALAADTGRE
- the trmB gene encoding tRNA (guanosine(46)-N7)-methyltransferase TrmB, coding for MNDVVRPARPHLKLTEDGRRMREVLTYSRRGSRFTPRQAEAWAAHQADWVIPDEAVDRPDFDLAERFGRQAPLIVEIGPGIGEATAVLAAARPDHNVLALEVWRPGVADSLWRVAEAGADNVRFCSVDAVWSLEHLLAPGSLAELWTFFPDPWPKTKHHKRRLVNPANAALASSRLVPGGAWRLATDWADYAEQMREVLDAEPTLEGGPVERWAERPVTRFERKGVDVGRDIVDFCYRRTT